TATCTAGAAAGATGATTATCAAAATCAGAGAATTTTAGTTTGGAGCTCATTGAAAGGATGGCATCAAAAACTGAAGACCCATGTCCATCATCCCTCAGATTTTCAAcgtgtgcttttttaaaaaaattttaacatCTTGGTTTAGTTTGAGCCCCGTGAGCCAACACAACTCTTGCAATTTTCTTAATTATACAAATAAGGCAAAGTATTGAGTTTCAAGCTTATTCACCATACTGTTGTACAAGTAGCAAGAAGCACAGAAAATTGTTGATTTAATTCTGTTAATATACAAGAAAGATCTGGGTTGTGCACATTGGTAATGCTAGTGATTTGCATATCATATCTTAATActtgaaattatttaaaatgtgcTTGCTGAAACTTTTATATGAATATTAAAGAACAATTGATCAATGATGCAAGGTATTATGGGCATTTTTATCATTCCAGTATCTTTTAAGTGTGAGATACTTGGCAAAACTAATGCCCCACATAAAAGAGAAGTTTTCTGTTCAGTCTTTTACAGTTTGGAGGCTGGATCGTTCCACTTCTTACAATAATTACATCCACGTTTCAGATGCATTCATACAAACTAAATTTGTGAACTCATTATTTAGAAATGTCTTATTATATTTGTCCATAGAAGTTTGCAGCACTAATTTAGTATAAGTTGTCTTTTATGCTCTGTGATGCAGATGTGAAGTTTACATATACCACAACCCTTCAGTAATCATTGGAATGTAACAGTTCATgacttatttttgatttttagtgAAATATGTATAGAGGCATTCTACATGGAAAAAATGAAAATTACTCTTGTATGTTAATCAGTTTGCAACTACTGGTATACCTGATTTTCCAATTTGCATGATGCCCATCAGTAGAGCAGCAGTATTTATACTGGAACCTGCTCTTGTACCCTGTGCAGGCTTGACCTCATTCATAATCCATGAGTTCATTCATTAAATAGCTAGTGTGTGAATGAACCAAGTTGAATGTTTTCAaagattttgttttgcttttgatTTTAAACTTTCAATTTTGTCAAGAATTTTTTTAACACCTCTTAAATTTCTGACATTTGGAGATTTTAAAAATGATGGATATGATAAGGTGCAAAGCTAGCAGCGCTACTCCTTCCTGTTGTGGGATACATTGAAGTTTTATGAGTTGCTTGTCTCTTCTCTAAACTCCATGTATTCAACAAGGACTTGTCATGGCTCTAGGGAGCCTTGGCCAGGTAGATCAGAACTGGTGAGTTCAGGGAAAACGGAAATCCTTTAACACTAGCAAAGTCTCTAATACTTTCACTGCTTACATTTCCCCAAGAAATGAGTTaaatttatttgattctatttcctGAGCTTGGCCAAGTTGAGAACCTGCAGCTAGTTATAGTTTTAGGTGTACATGGGCAAGAACAACAGAATATTACATTTGAATCTAAGAATTTCTAATTTAAGTTGGTCACTGGTCAGTTGTCCAGGATGAAATCGGGTACAAGAAAGACTTCCCCAAATTGCTGTAAATGAGTAGTGTCATCTTAAGGGCATGAAAGGATGGCATAGATACAATTAGCTGTTCTGTCTTAAAATATCTTTCTGTAGATTGATCTTTATCACCACCTGCATGCTGgaattagaaaaataaatgtcAAGTAGGTGCTCTACATTTTTTGAAATTTGGGGTTGGGGTTTAATAAATTTAAGTGTTGATTTTTATGGTAATTATTTTTCTGATTTTTGTACCAAGGGTACAGCTCGCAGAAAGAAGAAGGTGGTACACAGAACAGCAACTGCAGATGACAAAAAACTCCAGTTCTCTTTAAAGAAGCTTGGTGTGAATAATATTTCTGGTATCGAAGAGGTATTACATATGGCAGTGTTGACCACTACCACTGTGTTGCTATTCTTTGTATCGATAACCCAGTTAACAGTTCATTTAATGTACAAGGGCAAGAATTCTAATTCAGTGGTTGGTACTTCTTTTTGTCACTGTTAAGTTGGTATCTGTGAACTGTAAATTTCGATTTGTGTGACTGAATGATTTCATCTGGCACATTCTTAAGGGAATTAATGGTGTGCAGGAAGAGAAGCTGTCAAACAGACAGTTCGACCATTCATAGCAAGGAATTCTCGCTGTAAACCAGAAGCCATAAATATCATCAACAGTTCTATTTCAGAAAACAAAATATTGTGTCACATAAAGTAAATGAGAAGACATAAtaagtttaaaatatttttatatcatGGAATGGAAGAAGTTGTGCTCCACACTAGCTTTTTTTTGGGCCAGAAGGGTTTCCTCAATTTTAATTGGACGGGTGGTTCACTGACTGGACTGCCAGACCTCATCTGTTGCCTGCTGTTGTCAATGTGTTCTTTAGTAGCAGGCCTTTTGGTCGAGTTTTTCACTAGATGATTGGAGAAACTGTGTGCAGCAGAAGGATTCTCTGCAAATGTGTCAAATTAAAATCATTTTGCCATTTTCATGAATTACAATCGGTCCATAAGGTCTGCATTGCAGGTCCGTAGGTATATTTCGTATGAGATTTTTTGATTTTAATGGTTTTAAAATTTAGCCTTGcaacatggtaataggccatttcagcccatgagtccatgctgcccaattacactcaattaacctacaacccctggtacgatttgaatggtgggaggaaactggagcccctggggaaaacctacacagacatgtgAGGAACGTtccaactcctgacagacagcgtgcGTTCCCAACCTCAGACACGATCACTGGCACAGTAACAGCGGTGCAGTAATGGCTACGCTAATCATGCCACCCTGCCCCCGGGCGTCTCCTGCCCCCGGGCGTCTCCTGCCCCCGGGCGTCTCCTGCCCCCGGGCGTCTCCTGCCCCCGGGCGTCTCCTGCCCCCGGGCGTCTCCTGCCCCCGGGCGTCTCCTGCCCCCGGGCGTCTCCTGCCCCCGGGCGTCTCCTGCCCCCGGGCGTCTCCTGCCCCCGGGCGTCTCCTGCCCCCGGGCGTCTCCTGCCCCCGGGCGTCTCCTGCCCCCGGGCGTCTCCTGCCCCCGGGCGTCTCCTGCCCCCGGGCGTCTCCTGCCCCCGGGCGTCTCCTGCCCCCGGGCGTCTCCTGCCCCCGGGCGTCTCCTGCCCCCGGGCGTCTCCTGCCCCCGGGCGTCTCCTGCCCCCGGGCGTTCGTGGCGAATCCAACAATTTGATCTGGAGAACTTGAGTGTAAACTCAAAGAATCCCAAGTTTCCACCTGGATATGGGTTAAAGCTCGCAACGTTAAGTAGTTGTGACAGTGATTAAGCAGAGGATTGAACCTGTGTGTACTATTTAAAGGCTCATTTGTGCCCTCTAGGAGGTTTAGCATTTTCAATATTTTACAGTAAGAACTATGTACACTCGTGTTGTACGAGCTATCCAGTATCCGGATTTGTACCATTATATCTGCATGTGTGAATAACATTTGTTAGGTTTCACAGTAATGGCAAGTTCACTATAATTTCAACTGTAAATTTTGAGATAATGTGCCAGGATTAAACAGTGTACTGTATACAAAATTTTAAATgggtttggagaaatatttaatcaATTAGAGCCATTGAGCAGCATACAACTTAGAGACTCTAAGTTAGATCCTAAGTTAGTAATGCACGAGGGCGAGAAGAATCAAATGAAGAGCCGATTATATTAGATGTAATAATATAAGATGTGTGTTACTGGACTACTTTGTTGTATCCATAATTTTTTTGGATAAAATTGATTGAAATTTTAATTGTTGAGGTATTATTTTGGCAATACTATATTGCTTTTCCTTGAAAAGAgcaggttttcaaaatttttagtAGTTAGCAttgaaaatgtttaaacatgagtCTGATGATGAAAATTGAGAAATTATCAATTGTAACCATATAACACTGGGCCTTTCCTCAATTGATGTGAATGCAACTGTAGTAAGTACGTTACCCCGTTCCAATATCTAGAGTACCTCTTCACCTCCATCCATGTGAGGCCGAGTTTTGCATGCAATTCATCTAACCTAGTCGTCTGTACCCGGTACCCTTGTGTAGCCTccctacattggtgagaccaaacataAATTGGACCACACATTCAGCTCTGTTTCCACAAGCTGGCTGGAATTTTCAgttgccagccatttcaattcctttGACCATTGCCACACAAGCCTGTCTGACCTTTGCCTTAACCATGATCAGACTGAgcctaaatgtaaacttgaaagtATTTTCTACCTAAAATCCAGTGGCATGGATATTCAAGTTTCCAATTTTGGGTAAATCTCAAATGGATCTTGATGTACTTTCTGTCCTTTAATTGGCCCTAGATTTTGTTTCCTCACAAAAGCCTCCCCAGCCCCAATGGGCTGTTCCCTTACCTGTCgcatgtctctccacctctcctacTTTTTGTCCAATGTCACATTACCTCTCGGTCCTTGCCCTCCTACACCCCTGTCATTTGTTTGATTATATCCTCTTCCAATTGTATCTTCAAAAAAGAgtattgacccaaaacattgtccatttctctccatagatgctgcctgacctgcagagacTTCCAGTTTATCCTTGAATGCAATCCTCATTTTTCAATGTGTTTCTACAGGATAAACCTATATTTGAATCACCTCTTAATTCATAAACGATGAGATCCcattcaaactttaaaaaaaatgtgtaatgGTGAAGAACAATGTAATCGATACTGACTGTTACAATCAGTAATTGTCATTTATGATACTGACGATGTCATAGCTGTTCTACTGTACATCTGTAAAATTTTATTCTGCAGTGTGAAGATTTTATAATTTAGAAACATTTTAATCTCTTGCAGGTGAACATGTTCACAAACCAGGGAACAGTCATCCATTTTAATAATCCTAAAGTTCAGGCTTCACTTGCTGCAAATACATTTACAATCACAGGACATGCAGAGACGAAGCAGCTAACTGAAATGCTGCCCAGTATCTTGAACCAACTTGGGGCTGATAGTTTGACCAGCTTGAGGCGGCTGGCAGAGTCTCTGCCCAAACAATGTGAGTATGCTGCTCTTCCGTCAGATTTATCCTGTGAATGTTTTAAACTGTGGTGGATTGTGTATAATTTAACAGATTTCATTAATTTCAGCTTTAATTTTTGTTAGTTTAGTCATTTCTGTCAGTTTTAGATTGTATCAAACTCTTTATCATTTTTTGGTTTATGCCTATTGATTTGACACAAAATCTCAAGCTTTCAACTAGCATACATAACAATAAGCTCTCTGTGGGTTATTTCAAGTTGTCAAACATGATCCTGGACCCCATATAAACTGCTGCCAATACTTTCTTCATGGTGTCTGAAAGTTCTCTCTCTAtagattttatatttattttaatagctATCAACTATATAAGCTATACTTCAGCTTTTAATTGTTGTCTAGAAGAGTTACCTTTGGAAGATTAAATTATTTGAAATAATGACGTTTTACTAATTTTTTGGTTTCAGCTGTGGACAGCAAAGCCCCACTTGCTTCTGGTGAGGATGATGTTGTCTAGAAGAGTTACCTTTGGAAGATTAAATTATTTGAAATAATGACGTTTTACTAATTTTTTGGTTTCAGCTGTGGACAGCAAAGCCCCACTTGCTtctggtgaggatgatgatgatgaagttccaggtaattaaaagtacacaaatTTTGATGTTAACAGTTAAACCAAAGTGAGAAAATTTAACCTCAATTGATGGGAAAAGCAGAACTTCCTAAGCATACATTTACTACCCATGTTTGATTTCTATCTAAAACTATAGCAGGTGGGGATAGAATTGCCATTGACAACAAATCCTGCAAAATGAATGCATCAAATTTTCTATATAAACCATTAATAGCTGCTCTTTGGGAAGGACTGAATGGCTCACGTGAATGGTTCAGTATTGAATTTCTTTTGTCTAAATGGTGGTTTTTGTTTCTTTTAGATCTTGTTGAAAACTTTGATGAGGCTTCAAAGGATGAAGCAAACTAAACTGAAGTTGACACCCAAGGATGGTTAATTTTAAATGACTTTAGGGGGCTGCTATTTGTATTAGTTTTCATTTTGCTTTTGTAATCTTACATTTTTGTACTGTTATACATATGTTTACAGTCATGTGGTGATTTGTTTATCCTGTTATTTTTTTATTACTTGCAGCAACTCTTCTAATGCTGAATTGTGCAAATAGAACGTTTACCAACCTTGCAGTCTGGTTAAGATAGAAATTCTGAACTGAATCTAGTTCTGTGGATTGGAGTGGAAATAAAGGAGAAAAGCACGTATTTTGGTCTATTTAATTGTGAATTAGTAAAATAAGTGATTggttaaaaaagtttaaaaatgaactATGTTTCCTTGgaaacattttggagggtggaaattAATCAAAAATATGAGATGAGGGCTTCTGATTTTGATCACTTACCTTTGTAAAATAGCTTATGACAGACCTCTGGCTAAGAATTCCTAATTTCATACTAGCATTCCCTTTCTGTGGATCTGAATGGGTGAAttctgtggtggggggggaatgttGTAGGTATTTTTTGTGTGCTGGAGTCATAGCATTAAATCACTAGATTTTaacaaacagattgggaaaagtgattttcttttgttattttcaaaGATTGACAATATCTCAATAATCATAAACATTAAAAAgtagtttcatttaaaatgaTATCCAACACTTAATCAACATTTCCCATCGTGTTTTCAGAAGACTAATGTTTGCTGATTTTTCCACAAATTTGATTTATAGCACAATTAAAACCCCTGCAtctgtttttgtttttatttcccttAAATTAGGGGTGAGCAACCTTTTTTAAAAGTCACAttccacttcaagtattccctatgctatagttgctctatgattagtaaaggattgcttaaggtggtatgtgagtggaaagaaaaagtttgaaaaaccattgttttaattgtacccaattgactcgttatgtgcactgtttcataactccaaaggaaatgggccaatgataatttttctccagcaaaatatttcactaacgaTTGGGTCTAGAATAGTGGTtgtcagccttcccttcccactcacatacgacCTTTAAGCAATCCTTCACCAAACCAAGAACACTTATGGCACCCCTGCCTTAAATATTATGTAACCTGCCTGAATCAAGTTATTTGTGGTTTTAACTGAAGTTTTAATTTATTGGTGGGAATTGTTCTGTATGCAGgtatggactgaaatggcctagGTTGTACAGAAATATAAAACAATGTGAGATACACTTTGGCATGACCAAATGATTAAATGCATTCTTATTAAGGGAAACACTTGTATATTTAGGTGCCAATCATCTACATTGTGTTTGATGCATAAAACACTTAGAAACCATGCATGTATTCTGTGGAAGTGCTAGTAAATTGTTTTGATGATCAGGGGATGGTGAACCAGAACTGATATTTATTGCAATTACAGGTAcacattatggaataaaataaaatgaagtaCCTTAGTTACATCAAGGCAAGTTCTTCAGAAAAGAAATCTGGTTTGTTTACTTGGTAGGCTGGGCCGACAGGGTGTTGCTagtcctttttatttttttaaagtttgcgtGACAATTTTTGTATTCTTCGCTTCCACATAACATGAGAATCTAGTTTTCAGTAATTGCATAAAACTTAAAGGTGCTCTGTTTAAACAAATGCCAAGCTGCACAATGTAAACTAAATATTTACTGTAGAATGTCAACAGCCTTTGCTCCATGCAGAAAGCATTTTAAGTCCACTACAATAAAAACATTTCTGTCTACAACCCAAAAATATATCATTTAACAGGTGTAAAATGTGCATGTTATTGTGCAATAGGTCTCATCATTTATCTATTATCTTGAAAGTATAAAGTTGTTAAAAATCAGTTTTTATCATTTTGCATAATGTCTCCTTGAAACCTCTCATTTTGACAATGTGCTGATGTGTAAtgagattaaattttaaataattgatTTAATAGTTCATAGTAACATTCAAGATAATATTTAAGAGTTGTATTCAATTTTCTCTCGTGGGCACCAAGTTTTAAATGAAGATTAAATTTACAGACAACAGATAATTCTGATCTGTACACAGcagatgatgagtttattgccatgtacGTTGTAGAATGCACTGCTGCGGCTGAACAGCTTGCATTTTCTATAGTTTAAAAAAACACTTAATTGAATCAAATTGACAATAGAAAATAGATTAATAATCAATTATATGTACAAAAAAAATGACATGGCAAGAGTGCagaccatttttttttggtgttggAGCAGCAGTCCCTGATCGATGTAACCTAAAATCAGAAACTTTCTTAAATCAAGGGGTGCTTGTCTGCTGTGTTCTGTGTGAAGGTAGTGGTGTGAAGAGAATGTGGCTTGGGTGATGGGGTCTTTCATGATATTGGCTACATTCTTGATGTGACATCTCACATAGATGCATTTAATGTACAGGAGGTCAGAACCTGTGATGGTTTGTTACCTTCTGTCTTTGCAGGCAGTCAAATTCCCAAACTAGGCTGTATATTTTCCATAGTGTAGAAGTTTGATAAGAGTGTTTAACAACATGCCAAATTCAGACtcctcaggaagtagaggcattggtctGCCTTCTTCACGTTTGGCTTGGTGTGCTGACATCTGGATATGTCTTGTGAAATACGGACTCTCAAGAAATTGACagttctaaccctctccacctctgtcccttCATTGCCTGCAGGTGTGTACTcctttgtaaaattaacaagaaattCCTTGGTGTTTTGACATTGATGGCaagattgttctggcaccaccaaaCCAGGTTCTCTGTGTATTCTGACTTATCATTTCCTGTTAATCGCCCaacaacagtgtcatcaagaaATTTGTGGATTGGTTTGGAACTGAACTTGTGTATGCATTCATCAGTACAGGGGGAGAGTAAGGGAAGCATACAGCCTTTGGGTACCCATGGCTCCAAGATCAGATTTATTATTCCTGTGAGtcagcagaatttctatttatcggtaGTATAAACTAAAGCAAAAAATGTGTTCgagagaaatgtaaactgtaatacagaaaaaaatatcagCAATAAATGTgtaaagagtctttaaatgagtcttgagtttgttgtttaggagtctaatgGTTCTCAAACCTGCTGGCCCCTTTACCTCTGCTGATATGACCTTGGTGGGgtagattcttgatgattgctgctgctctctgacagcagtgttccatatagatttttttaatggtggggagggttttgcctatactGGGCTGGTCCGCTATTTGAAGGGCTTTCCATTTAAAGGTATTGCTGCCCCCATGATGCTGTTGGTTAGCATACTTTCCACTATatatctgtggaagtttgccatTGTTTCAGATGTCATACTGAAGGAAGTGGAAGTTCTTGCATGCTCTCTTCATGTTGTTATTAGTCTGAGATAGTGACCCCCagggatttaaatttgctcatcccctCCACATCTGATCCACTAAtgatcatacacctctgatttccccttcctaaagtccataatcagcatcttgattttggtgacattgagtggaaggttgtgCACCATTCAATCAAGTTTCAATCTCCcacctatatgctgactcattgcttctttatatacagcccactaATGTTTCAGTGTGAATTTTACCAAAGCCATTGTTACCTCATCATTTGTCTCAATGTATTGATTTCAAAGTAAAAATAGCATTTGGAAAATTTCCCATGATCCCTTGCATTAGTCTGAGGTTTGATTCAGACAATTTTTAGAGAAAGTAAGTTCTTTTGATAAAGTTGAATTGTATATTAAGGGGTTCACTGAGACGGTGCACAAAATACCAAATCCATAaaattattcttttaaaataGATGAGGTCAGTGTCCCAAACTGAGTATTAAATGCACAACCATTAAGTACTTGATTTTAAACTAGCAAGCATTTATAAACATAAATGTTGCATACATATGCCATCCAGCCTATTCTGCCATTCAACAATGTTGTGATTGATttagccatggactcagctccacttccctGCTTTTCTCCCAGAACCCTTCATTCCCTTTGAGGCAAAAACCTATCCGAAATATTTTGAGGCCGTCTCCACTGCTttcttgagcagagaattccataaattcactactctGGAAGAACCAGTTTCTCTTCATCTCGGTCTTAAAACTAATTCCCTGAGTATTAAGACCATCTCTTAATTGTAGACTCACCTACTAGTGAAAACACATTTACTGCTTCAatgttatctatccctttcataatttcatgtttctataagatcccttctcattctaaccTCCAGCGAGTGTAGTCCCAGGTAATTTGATCTCA
The Narcine bancroftii isolate sNarBan1 chromosome 1, sNarBan1.hap1, whole genome shotgun sequence genome window above contains:
- the btf3 gene encoding transcription factor BTF3 isoform X2, yielding MKETIMNQEKLAKLQAQVRIGGKGTARRKKKVVHRTATADDKKLQFSLKKLGVNNISGIEEVNMFTNQGTVIHFNNPKVQASLAANTFTITGHAETKQLTEMLPSILNQLGADSLTSLRRLAESLPKQSVDSKAPLASGEDDDDEVPDLVENFDEASKDEAN
- the btf3 gene encoding transcription factor BTF3 isoform X1 → MKETIMNQEKLAKLQAQVRIGGKGTARRKKKVVHRTATADDKKLQFSLKKLGVNNISGIEEVNMFTNQGTVIHFNNPKVQASLAANTFTITGHAETKQLTEMLPSILNQLGADSLTSLRRLAESLPKQSVDSKAPLASAVDSKAPLASGEDDDDEVPDLVENFDEASKDEAN